TGCCAAAGTCGAGGTTCAAAGAGAAGATGCGAGCCTAGGCACCATCCGTTTGTCAGTCATTTGGCGTGACAATATCGCAGCAGGAAAGTCTAGCTACGAAGTTGTTAATCAAGTCCAACGAGAAAAAGTAAATCCACTGGACCAAGACCGTAGACTGGATGTTACTCTTCTCATTAACGGCTTACCCATGATTCAAATCGAGCTTAAGAGTTCCCAAGCAGCATTTATCGATGCTTTTCATCAGATAAAAAAATATGACCGTGAAGGGAAATTCCGTGGCATCTACTCTAGCTTGCAGATGTTTGTTGTCACGAACAAAGTAGATACTCGCTATATCGCTGCAGCTCGTGAAAATAAACTTAACAAGCAATTTCTAACCAAGTGGGTGGATAAGGACAATCATCCTGTGACAAATTTGACTAGCTTTGCTCACGAAGTCCTTTCTATCCCTCGTGCCCACCAGATGGTCATGCAATACTCGGTCATTGATGATAGCAAAAAATCTCTCATCCTCTTGCGCCCCTACCAGATCCATGCTATCGAAGCGGTGCAGGAAGCCTCTCGCCAGCAAGCATCAGGTTATGTTTGGCATACAACAGGTTCAGGGAAGACCCTGACTTCTTATAAGGTGGCGAGGAACCTCCTTCAAATTCCTTCTATCCAAAAGACGATTTTTGTAGTTGACCGCAGGGACTTGGACCAACAGACCACATCATCCTTCCTCTCTTATGCGACCAATGATGTCATTGATATCGATGAGACGGACAATACACATGATTTGGTCAAGCGACTAGGTAGTAATGATAAGCGTGTCGTGGTGACAACTATCCAGAAAATCACTACCATGATGCGCAAGTTTGACCAAGGCCTTTACCAACGAGATGCGGACAAAATCGAGGGACTCCGAGTGGCCTTTGTCGTGGATGAATGCCACCGTGCCGTGACCCCACAAACACAAAAAGACATTAAAGCCTTTTTCCCTCAGTCACTCTGGTATGGTTTTACAGGAACCCCCATCTTTAAGGAAAATAAACGCCAGCAAGTCGGCGACCTAGCTCAAACCACCCAGCAACAATATGGAGACCGCCTCCATGAGTATACAGTCAAGGAAGCCATCCATGACGGAGCTGTCCTAGGCTTTAAGGTGGACTATCGCAATACCCTCATCACGGATAAATCTGAAGATGACATACCAGATACCGTCTACGAAAATGAGGAACACATGCTGGAAGTCTTGGATGCCATTATCAATAAATCGCGCCAACAACTAGGCTTCCAAAAAGGAGTCGGCAATACCTACAATGCCATCCTGACTGTCAAGTCCATCCCTCAAGCCCAAGCCTACTATGACCTTCTCAAAAGAGTCAAGGATGGACAGACACGGGTCAAGGTATCTGAGAGGGTCAAGATGGTCCTCCCAGACTTTCCAAAGGCGACCATCACCTACTCTGTCACAGAAAATGAAGAAGACTCAAGAGCCAACCAAGACCACATGAAACAGGTCTTAGAGGACTATAATCAAGAGTTTGATACTCACTTTACAATGGCGGATCTTCGTGGCTTTAATACCGATGTCAATAATCGCCTTGCCCGTAAGCAAGACAAGTATCTCTATCGCAATGAGCAGTTGGACTTGGTTATCGTGGTCAATCGTCTCTTAACAGGATTTGATGCACCTTGTCTATCGACTCTCTTTATCGACAGAAAGCCCATGCAACCGCAGGACTTGATTCAGGCTTTTAGCCGTACCAATCGTATCTTTGATTCTAGTAAGACTTATGGCCATATCATAACATTCCAAAAGCCTCTAGCCTTTAAGGAAGCAGTCGATAATGCCCTCAAGCTCTACTCAAATGGTGGTGAAAATGATGTCCTAGCCCCTAGCTGGGAAGAGGAAAAGAGAAACTTTTTGAGAAGTTGTAGCGCCTTCCAAAATCTCATCACCGATGATCCCGAAGAAGGACTCCAACTGGAACAAATCTCTACGCCACAGTTGAGAAAAATTGCCAAGGCCTATCAAGGATTTGATAAATATCTAGCTTCTATCCGAGTGTATAAGGAGTATGATGAGGACGAAATTTACGCCCAAACGGGACTCAGTGCAGAAGAGTTAGAAGTTTATCTTGGTTTTTATCAAAATATCCTAGCAGAGCTGAAAAGCCGTTCTGAAGATGATAACGACGATGGCGAACCACTGGATATACACTACGAACTGGAGTCTATCCAAGTCGATGAGATTAACTATGCCTATATACTGACCTTGATCCAAAGCCTGATCGAGCAAGAGCAAAGTCAGGAAAAGAGTCTCAGTGCACAGGACAGAGAAGCAGTGGATACCTATATCCAAAGTCTGGAGAAGACCAATCCAAATCTTGCCCAGATCATCTCAGAGCTTTGGCAAGAAGTACAGGCAAATCCTGACCGCTACAGAGGTCAATCCATTGCCAATATCCTTGATCAGATGATTGAAGCAGTCATCCAGCAGCATATCCAAGACTTTAGCAAGACCTGGTATGTGGGTGAAGATGAACTCCGCTACTATATCAATCACTACCGCAAGGGAGCTAAAAAACAACTAGGAGAAAGTCAACTGATCAAGAGTCAGCGCTACAAGGACTATAAAGTTGAGGTGTCAGATGCCCTCAACCCACTCCTCTATAAAAAACAAATCAAAGAAGCCTATACCCAACTAATCGAAGAGGTGATTGAGCCGTTGAGAGTTGGGAGGTAAGGGAAACAATATACTGAATTTTGTTGTTTAAAAATTTTATATGTAAACTAAGATAAATTCAGTTAAAAACTGAAATGAGGATAATTTATGGTTACTACTATTGTAGATTTGGAACAAATTAAATTTGAAGATTCTGATACTCCACTTTTTGAAGGTGAAGAATTAGAACTGTCTCCAAAAAATTTTATTTTTGCAAGAAACGGATCAGGCAAATCAACATTAAGTAAAGCAATTTATAATCAAAAACAAACAGAATTCGACGTATATGTTTTTAATGGTTTTGACTCTTTGATAGGAGAAAATGAGAATCTAGATGCTTTTTCATTAGCAGTTAATGCAAGTGAAAAAGAGTCAGAAATAAAAGAGTTAGAAGATAGAATTACAAAATCAGAGCAAGAGTTATCTTTAGTTAAAAAAATGCTTGATGCAAAAAGTAGTGAGGATGAAGAACCGACTTTGTATGATGAGTGTTCAGAGAAAGTAAGATTGTTTAATGAACAAGATAGGAAAATACAAAGTTTTTATAAGAATTCCGCCCGAACTATTTCACTAAAAACGGGCCATATTATTGTGGAAAATCCGAAATCTTATAATAAAAATATTTTTGAATCAGAAATTACAAATGCTTGTCGTTTAGGGGAAACAGATATAAATCTTTATAAGAAGATATTGCAGAGCGTTCCTAAAGAAATTACTCCCATTAGCGAGAATGAAATTAATTTTGAAAAATATTTGAATGCTGTCAATGAAATTATTTCGAGTAAAGTTGTTGAACGAGTATTCATTGGTAGATTAGACAACCAAAGAAAAATTAATTTCGCTAAAGAAGGATTAGAAATCCATAAAGAAGAAAATATATGCTCGTTTTGTGGGAATGAACTTTCTGATGAAGTGTTGATGGAGTTGGAGAGATATTTTTCAGCAGATGAGGTGAAGAAACTTCAAAATCGAATTAAAGTTGGTAAAGAAAAAATTGCTAACTTGCTTAATGAGATTAAGGAAAATGTCAAGATTAGTACAGATGATTTTTTTCCGGATCTTAAAGATGAGGTTGAAAAAGAGAGTGAGAAAGTGAATGAGTCTCTTACAGCACAGAAATCCTATTTAGAAATATTACTTAAAACATTGGAACAGAAAGAAAGTAATCTCTTTGTGGAGAGTGAAGAGTTAGAGTTACCTATACCAAATAATGTGAATTATGGTGAGCTAAACAGACTAATTGAAGTAAACAATCAAAATGTTTTAGATATTAAAAACAAACAGAAAGAGGCAAGAGATGCAATTCGATATCATGAAATAAAATTGTTACTTGAGAATTTCCAATATGATGTTGAACTAGAAAGACTAACTGTTCTTAAGAGAGAAAAAGAGGAAAAAGAATTAGTTTATAGTCACAAAAAAAATGAAAAGGAAGAATTGGAACAAAATTTAGCTGAATATCGAATTCAGGTTGACAAATTAAAACCAAAAGCAGAAAAACAAGCTATTGAGAGAATAAATAAAAAACTTCGGTTAAAAGTTTCTTGGGAATTAGATCATGTAGACAATCAAAACCTTGGTTATTACAGAATAAAAGAAGGAAATCAATATAGAAGTGTAAAACAATTATCAACGGGTGAAAAAAATGTCATTGCATTTTTATATTTTATTGAGCGTTTGGAGGAAGTTAAAGAAGGACAAAAGAAGAATAAAATAATAGTATTTGACGATCCAATGAGTTCGAATGATGATAAAATGCAATACTTGATTATTTGGGAACTACAAAAACTTTATCAGAATAAAGATAGAGATAAATTCGATTCAAACCGAGATATCATGGTAATTCTAACTCATAATGTTCATTTTTATTTGAATGTTCAACCACATGGTTATTTTAAAGATGAAAAAAATAGAACTAAATATGATAAGAATAATTTTTACCGAATTGATCATCATGCATTTATTAAAATTTCAACTGAAAAGGAGGATTTTAAAACAAGTTATGAGGCTCTTTGGGTAGAACTGAAGGATTTGTATGAATGTGGTCATGAACTCTCAATGTTGAATACGATGAGAAGGATAATAGAAACTTTTATGAAGTTTAATGCATTGAAACAGGATATTTTTTATCAAGACAATGAGCAGTATTTGAAATTGTTTAATGTCAATTCTCATGGAATAGATGATCCATCTGCAGTTCAATATACAGAATCTATTGATGAAATGAGAGATCTTTTTTATCAGATTTTTAAGGATAATCATTATGAAGAACATTTTAAATACTATTGGAAATTTGATACTGGCTGTTAAATAAAGTGTGGGAGTATGGATGAAATTAAAAAAAAATGATAATGTGCCTGAAATTAGGTTCGATTCTTTTAAAGAAGAATGGGATAAAAAGAGATTTAAAGATTTTACAAAATTGTCTCAAGGTCTACAAATGGCAATTTCAAGTAGATTTTTAGAAGATGGAGAACATAGATATTTTTATATTACAAATGAATTTTTAAATCCAAATTCTACAAAGAAATATTATATCGAATCTCCATCTGAGAATGTTATTTGCACTGTAGATGATATTTTAATGACCAGAACTGGAAATACAGGAAAAGTGATTACAAATATTTCTGGTGCATTTCATAACAATTTTTTTAAGGTTGATTATGATAAATATGAAACCTCTAAAATGTTTTTATATTATCTTTTAACATCAAATGATATTCAAAAAGAAATCATAATTAGAGCAGGAAACTCAACTATTCCTGATTTAAATCATAGCGATTTTTACTCTATAAAAACCTCTGTTCCTGCTCTAGCTGAACAATCCGCTATCGGATCCCTTTTTCGTACCCTTGACGACCTTTTGGCGAGTTACAAGGACAATCTCGCCAACTACCAATCTCTCAAGGTGACCATGCTCTCTAAGATGTTTCCCAAAGCTGGACAGAGAGTTCCTGAGATTCGTTTAGATGGATTTGAAGGTGAGTGGGAAGTGCTACAATTATCTGATATTTGTCAAAAAGTAACAGAAAAAAACAAAGATAATAATTTTAATGAAACTTTCACAAATTCAGCGGAATTCGGAATTATTAGTCAAAGAGATTTTTTTGAAAAAGATATATCTAATGAAAAAAGTTTGAATACATATTATGTTGTAAGAAACAATGATTTCGTTTATAATCCAAGGATTTCAAACTATGCTCCAGTGGGACCAGTTAAACGAAATAAACTAGGAAGAACTGGTGTTATGTCACCTTTGTATTTTGTTTTTAGAATTACAAACTCAAATATTGATTTAAATTTCTTAGAAACCTTTTTCAATACTAATACTTGGCACAAATTTATGAAATTAAATGGCGATTCAGGTGCTCGGGCTGATAGATTTGCTATAAAGGATTCTACTTTTCTCACAATGCCTATTGCGTTTCCATCCCTCCCTGAACAACAAGCCATTGGCGCCTATTTCTCAAACCTCGATAACCTCATCAACTCTCACCAAGAAAAAATTTCTCAGCTAGAAACTTTGAAAAAGAAACTCTTGCAGGATATGTTTATTTAAATGAAAGGGACTAAATATGCCAGACACAACTTTTAAACGTGAAAAGAAAACAGATAGACCAGTTATAGCACTTTGCTATGATTTTGATAAAACTCTATCTCCAGATGATATGCAAGCTCAAGGATATATTCAAACAGTACAACCAGAAGGAAGTGATGTAATTGGTGATTTCTGGAAGGAGTCAAATAATCGTGCCGCAGCAAACAATATGGATAAAAACCTTGCTTATATGTATACAATGAAGAAAAAAGCACGTGGGCAAATTGTTTTTACAAAAGAAAAACTTGCGGACTATGGCTCTAAAGTAGCATTATTCGAGGGAGTTAAGGATTGGTTTAAGCGCATTAGAGATTATGGAGCAGAAAGAGATATTATT
The window above is part of the Streptococcus sp. Marseille-Q6470 genome. Proteins encoded here:
- a CDS encoding type I restriction endonuclease subunit R, yielding MQVKPELEIEKQLINQLVTGESQWTYREDLKTEEQLWDNFFEKLAQNNVALLADHPLTEQEKRQIQNQLNFVSYYDAAKWLVGENGIAKVEVQREDASLGTIRLSVIWRDNIAAGKSSYEVVNQVQREKVNPLDQDRRLDVTLLINGLPMIQIELKSSQAAFIDAFHQIKKYDREGKFRGIYSSLQMFVVTNKVDTRYIAAARENKLNKQFLTKWVDKDNHPVTNLTSFAHEVLSIPRAHQMVMQYSVIDDSKKSLILLRPYQIHAIEAVQEASRQQASGYVWHTTGSGKTLTSYKVARNLLQIPSIQKTIFVVDRRDLDQQTTSSFLSYATNDVIDIDETDNTHDLVKRLGSNDKRVVVTTIQKITTMMRKFDQGLYQRDADKIEGLRVAFVVDECHRAVTPQTQKDIKAFFPQSLWYGFTGTPIFKENKRQQVGDLAQTTQQQYGDRLHEYTVKEAIHDGAVLGFKVDYRNTLITDKSEDDIPDTVYENEEHMLEVLDAIINKSRQQLGFQKGVGNTYNAILTVKSIPQAQAYYDLLKRVKDGQTRVKVSERVKMVLPDFPKATITYSVTENEEDSRANQDHMKQVLEDYNQEFDTHFTMADLRGFNTDVNNRLARKQDKYLYRNEQLDLVIVVNRLLTGFDAPCLSTLFIDRKPMQPQDLIQAFSRTNRIFDSSKTYGHIITFQKPLAFKEAVDNALKLYSNGGENDVLAPSWEEEKRNFLRSCSAFQNLITDDPEEGLQLEQISTPQLRKIAKAYQGFDKYLASIRVYKEYDEDEIYAQTGLSAEELEVYLGFYQNILAELKSRSEDDNDDGEPLDIHYELESIQVDEINYAYILTLIQSLIEQEQSQEKSLSAQDREAVDTYIQSLEKTNPNLAQIISELWQEVQANPDRYRGQSIANILDQMIEAVIQQHIQDFSKTWYVGEDELRYYINHYRKGAKKQLGESQLIKSQRYKDYKVEVSDALNPLLYKKQIKEAYTQLIEEVIEPLRVGR
- a CDS encoding AAA family ATPase, encoding MVTTIVDLEQIKFEDSDTPLFEGEELELSPKNFIFARNGSGKSTLSKAIYNQKQTEFDVYVFNGFDSLIGENENLDAFSLAVNASEKESEIKELEDRITKSEQELSLVKKMLDAKSSEDEEPTLYDECSEKVRLFNEQDRKIQSFYKNSARTISLKTGHIIVENPKSYNKNIFESEITNACRLGETDINLYKKILQSVPKEITPISENEINFEKYLNAVNEIISSKVVERVFIGRLDNQRKINFAKEGLEIHKEENICSFCGNELSDEVLMELERYFSADEVKKLQNRIKVGKEKIANLLNEIKENVKISTDDFFPDLKDEVEKESEKVNESLTAQKSYLEILLKTLEQKESNLFVESEELELPIPNNVNYGELNRLIEVNNQNVLDIKNKQKEARDAIRYHEIKLLLENFQYDVELERLTVLKREKEEKELVYSHKKNEKEELEQNLAEYRIQVDKLKPKAEKQAIERINKKLRLKVSWELDHVDNQNLGYYRIKEGNQYRSVKQLSTGEKNVIAFLYFIERLEEVKEGQKKNKIIVFDDPMSSNDDKMQYLIIWELQKLYQNKDRDKFDSNRDIMVILTHNVHFYLNVQPHGYFKDEKNRTKYDKNNFYRIDHHAFIKISTEKEDFKTSYEALWVELKDLYECGHELSMLNTMRRIIETFMKFNALKQDIFYQDNEQYLKLFNVNSHGIDDPSAVQYTESIDEMRDLFYQIFKDNHYEEHFKYYWKFDTGC
- a CDS encoding restriction endonuclease subunit S; translation: MKLKKNDNVPEIRFDSFKEEWDKKRFKDFTKLSQGLQMAISSRFLEDGEHRYFYITNEFLNPNSTKKYYIESPSENVICTVDDILMTRTGNTGKVITNISGAFHNNFFKVDYDKYETSKMFLYYLLTSNDIQKEIIIRAGNSTIPDLNHSDFYSIKTSVPALAEQSAIGSLFRTLDDLLASYKDNLANYQSLKVTMLSKMFPKAGQRVPEIRLDGFEGEWEVLQLSDICQKVTEKNKDNNFNETFTNSAEFGIISQRDFFEKDISNEKSLNTYYVVRNNDFVYNPRISNYAPVGPVKRNKLGRTGVMSPLYFVFRITNSNIDLNFLETFFNTNTWHKFMKLNGDSGARADRFAIKDSTFLTMPIAFPSLPEQQAIGAYFSNLDNLINSHQEKISQLETLKKKLLQDMFI